A single Pseudomonas putida DNA region contains:
- a CDS encoding gamma-carboxygeranoyl-CoA hydratase, with protein sequence MSDFSTLEVTRDPRGFATLWLSREDKNNAFNALMIRELIVALDQLAEDTSLRFLLLRGRGRHFSAGADLAWMQQSAQLDFNTNLDDARELGELMYALHRLKAPTLAVVQGAAFGGALGLISCCDMAIGAEDAQLCLSEVRIGLAPAVISPFVVKAIGERAARRYALTAERFSGVRARELGLLAEVYPAAELDAQVEAWVSNMLQNSPQALRATKDLLREVDDGELSPALRRYCENTIARIRVSAEGQEGLRAFLEKRRPAWQIDDKKEPRP encoded by the coding sequence ATGAGCGATTTCAGCACCCTCGAAGTGACCCGCGACCCGCGCGGCTTCGCCACCCTGTGGCTCAGCCGCGAGGACAAGAACAACGCCTTCAACGCGCTGATGATCCGCGAGCTGATCGTCGCCCTCGACCAGCTGGCCGAAGACACCAGCCTGCGCTTTCTGCTGCTGCGCGGCCGTGGCCGGCACTTCAGCGCCGGCGCCGACCTGGCCTGGATGCAGCAATCGGCGCAGCTGGACTTCAACACCAACCTCGATGACGCCCGCGAACTCGGCGAGCTGATGTATGCCCTGCACCGCCTGAAGGCGCCGACCCTGGCCGTGGTGCAAGGCGCGGCCTTCGGTGGCGCGCTGGGCCTGATCAGCTGCTGCGACATGGCCATCGGCGCCGAAGACGCTCAACTGTGCCTGTCGGAAGTGCGCATCGGCCTGGCGCCGGCGGTGATCAGCCCGTTCGTGGTCAAGGCCATCGGCGAACGCGCCGCACGCCGCTATGCCCTGACCGCCGAGCGTTTCAGCGGCGTGCGTGCCCGCGAGCTGGGCCTGCTGGCCGAGGTGTACCCGGCCGCTGAACTGGACGCACAGGTAGAAGCCTGGGTAAGCAACATGCTGCAGAACAGCCCGCAAGCGCTGCGCGCCACCAAGGACCTGCTGCGCGAAGTGGACGACGGCGAACTCAGCCCGGCCCTGCGCCGCTACTGTGAAAACACCATTGCCCGCATCCGCGTCAGCGCCGAAGGCCAGGAGGGCCTGCGCGCCTTCCTGGAAAAGCGCCGCCCCGCCTGGCAAATCGACGACAAGAAGGAGCCGCGCCCATGA
- a CDS encoding carboxyl transferase domain-containing protein, translating to MATLHTQINPRSAEFAGNSAAMLEQVQALRGLLAQVAQGGGPKAQERHTSRGKLLPRERIDRLLDPGSPFLEIGQLAAHDVYGEDVPAAGVIAGIGRVEGVECMIVANDATVKGGSYYPLTVKKHLRAQTIALQNRLPCIYLVDSGGANLPRQDEVFPDREHFGRIFFNQANMSALGIPQIAVVMGSCTAGGAYVPAMADEAIMVRQQATIFLAGPPLVKAATGEVVSAEDLGGADVHCRTSGVADHYADNDEHALAIARRSVANLNWHKLGKLQRQAPVAPLYSADELYGVVPADAKQPFDVREVIARLVDGSAFDEFKALFGTTLVCGFAHLHGYPVAILANNGILFAEAAQKGAHFIELACQRGIPLLFLQNITGFMVGKKYEEGGIAKHGAKLVTAVACAQVPKFTVIIGGSFGAGNYGMCGRAYDPRFLWMWPNARIGVMGAEQAAGVLAQVKREQSERSGQAFSAEDEARLKQPILDQYEHQGHPYYSSARLWDDGVIDPAQTRDVLGLALSAALNAPIEQSRFGIFRM from the coding sequence ATGGCTACCTTGCACACCCAGATCAACCCGCGTTCGGCGGAGTTCGCCGGCAACAGCGCGGCCATGCTCGAACAGGTCCAGGCCCTGCGCGGCCTGCTCGCCCAGGTGGCCCAGGGCGGCGGGCCCAAGGCCCAGGAGCGGCACACCTCGCGTGGCAAGCTGCTGCCACGCGAACGCATCGACCGCCTGCTCGACCCAGGCTCGCCGTTCCTGGAGATCGGCCAACTGGCCGCCCATGACGTGTACGGCGAAGACGTACCGGCCGCGGGCGTGATCGCCGGCATCGGCCGCGTCGAAGGCGTGGAATGCATGATCGTGGCCAACGACGCCACGGTCAAAGGCGGCTCCTACTACCCACTGACGGTGAAGAAACACCTGCGCGCGCAGACCATCGCCCTGCAGAACCGCCTGCCATGCATCTACCTGGTGGACTCCGGCGGCGCCAACCTGCCGCGCCAGGACGAGGTGTTCCCCGACCGCGAGCACTTCGGGCGGATCTTCTTCAACCAGGCCAACATGAGCGCACTGGGCATCCCGCAGATCGCCGTGGTGATGGGCTCGTGCACCGCTGGCGGTGCCTACGTGCCGGCCATGGCCGACGAAGCGATCATGGTGCGCCAGCAGGCGACCATCTTCCTTGCCGGGCCGCCGCTGGTGAAAGCAGCAACCGGTGAAGTCGTGAGTGCCGAGGACCTGGGCGGCGCCGATGTGCACTGCCGCACCAGCGGCGTCGCCGACCACTACGCCGACAACGACGAACACGCCCTGGCCATCGCCCGGCGCAGCGTCGCCAACCTCAACTGGCACAAGCTCGGCAAGCTGCAGCGCCAGGCACCTGTAGCGCCGCTTTACTCTGCCGACGAGTTGTACGGCGTGGTCCCGGCCGATGCCAAGCAGCCATTCGACGTACGCGAAGTGATCGCGCGGCTGGTCGACGGCTCGGCGTTCGACGAGTTCAAGGCGCTGTTCGGCACCACCCTGGTCTGCGGCTTCGCCCACCTGCACGGATACCCGGTGGCGATCCTGGCCAACAACGGCATCCTCTTCGCAGAAGCCGCGCAAAAAGGCGCGCACTTCATCGAACTGGCCTGCCAGCGCGGTATCCCGCTGCTGTTCCTGCAGAACATCACCGGCTTCATGGTCGGCAAGAAGTACGAGGAAGGCGGCATCGCCAAGCACGGCGCCAAGCTGGTCACCGCCGTGGCCTGTGCCCAGGTGCCGAAGTTCACGGTGATCATCGGCGGCAGCTTCGGCGCCGGCAACTACGGCATGTGCGGCCGTGCCTACGACCCGCGCTTCCTGTGGATGTGGCCCAACGCACGCATTGGCGTGATGGGCGCCGAGCAGGCCGCCGGGGTGCTGGCCCAGGTCAAGCGCGAGCAGAGCGAGCGCAGCGGCCAGGCCTTCAGCGCCGAGGACGAGGCCAGGCTCAAGCAGCCTATCCTCGACCAGTACGAGCATCAGGGTCACCCTTACTATTCCAGCGCCCGCCTGTGGGACGACGGTGTCATCGACCCGGCACAGACCCGCGACGTGCTCGGCCTGGCGTTGTCCGCCGCGCTGAATGCGCCGATCGAACAGAGCCGCTTCGGCATTTTCCGGATGTGA
- a CDS encoding isovaleryl-CoA dehydrogenase yields MHYPSLNFALGETIDMLRDQVRTFVAAELAPRAAQIDHDNLFPADMWRKFGDMGLLGITVPEEYGGAGLGYLAHVVSMEEISRGSASVALSYGAHSNLCVNQINRNGTHEQKLKYLPKLISGEHIGALAMSEPNAGSDVVSMKLRAEKRGDHYVLNGSKTWITNGPDANTYVIYAKTDLDKGAHGITAFIVERDWKGFSRSNKFDKLGMRGSNTCELFFDDVEVPAENILGQLNGGVRVLMSGLDYERVVLSGGPTGIMQSCMDLVVPYIHDRKQFGQSIGEFQLIQGKIADMYTQLNASRAYLYAVAQACDRGETTRKDAAGVILYTAERATQMALEAIQILGGNGYINEFPAGRLLRDAKLYEIGAGTSEIRRMLIGRELFNETR; encoded by the coding sequence ATGCATTACCCCTCTCTGAACTTCGCCCTGGGCGAAACCATCGACATGCTCCGTGACCAGGTGCGCACCTTCGTCGCTGCCGAGCTGGCCCCACGCGCCGCGCAAATCGACCACGACAACCTGTTCCCCGCCGACATGTGGCGCAAGTTCGGTGACATGGGCCTGCTGGGTATCACCGTGCCCGAAGAGTACGGCGGCGCCGGCCTGGGCTACCTGGCCCACGTGGTGTCGATGGAAGAAATCAGCCGCGGCTCGGCCTCGGTCGCCCTGTCCTACGGCGCGCACTCCAACCTCTGCGTCAACCAGATCAACCGCAACGGCACTCACGAGCAAAAGCTCAAGTACCTGCCCAAGCTGATCAGCGGCGAGCACATTGGTGCCCTGGCCATGAGCGAGCCCAACGCCGGTTCCGATGTGGTGTCGATGAAGCTGCGCGCCGAGAAACGTGGCGACCACTATGTGCTCAACGGCAGCAAGACCTGGATCACCAACGGCCCCGACGCCAATACCTACGTGATCTACGCCAAGACCGACCTGGACAAGGGCGCGCATGGCATCACCGCGTTCATCGTCGAACGTGACTGGAAAGGCTTCAGCCGCAGCAACAAGTTCGACAAGCTGGGCATGCGCGGCTCCAACACCTGCGAGCTGTTCTTCGACGACGTCGAAGTGCCGGCAGAAAACATTCTCGGCCAGCTCAACGGCGGCGTACGGGTGCTGATGAGCGGCCTGGACTACGAGCGCGTGGTGCTCTCCGGTGGCCCGACCGGCATCATGCAAAGCTGCATGGACCTGGTGGTGCCTTATATCCACGACCGCAAACAGTTCGGCCAGAGCATCGGCGAGTTCCAGCTGATCCAGGGCAAGATCGCCGACATGTACACCCAGCTCAACGCCAGCCGCGCCTACCTGTATGCCGTGGCCCAGGCCTGCGACCGTGGCGAGACCACCCGCAAGGACGCCGCCGGGGTGATTCTGTACACCGCCGAACGCGCAACCCAAATGGCCCTGGAAGCGATCCAGATTCTCGGCGGCAACGGCTACATCAACGAATTCCCGGCTGGCCGCCTGCTGCGCGACGCCAAGCTGTACGAGATCGGTGCCGGCACCAGCGAAATCCGCCGGATGCTGATCGGTCGCGAACTGTTCAACGAAACCCGCTGA